In Caloramator sp. E03, the sequence CCGAGGAGCACTTGACGTAAGAGCTTCCCAGATAAATGAGGAAATGAAAATTGCGGCAGCTTATGCGATTGCAAGTGTAGTTGAAGATAGTGAATTAAATGAAGACTATATTCTTCCAAATGCATTTGATTTGAGAATTGCACCAAAAGTTGCAGAGGCTGTTGCAAAAGCTGCTATAGATACAAAAGTAGCAAGAGCAGAAGGTATAACCCCAGAGTGGGTAAGAAACCATACTATTGAATTATTAAAAAAATAATTTAGGAGGTTGATAAAATGGTTAAAGTTGGAGTTGTAGGTTATGGAGTTATAGGTCAAAGGCTTGCAGATGGTGTTGCACTTCAAAAGGACATGGAGCTTGTTGGTGTTGCTGATGTATCACCAACCCTTGCAATAAGAGCACTTAAAGAAAAAGGAATGCCATACAACTTTTATCTTGCAATGCCAGAGAACATTAAAATGTTTGAGGAACTTGGTATTCCTGTATCAGGAACTCTGGAAGATTTGGTTAAAAAGACTGATATTATACTTGATGCCACAAGTGCAGGTGTTGGAGCAAAAAATAAGGAACTTTATGCAAAGTACAACAGAAAGGCAATATTCCAGGGAGGAGAGAAAAACTCTGTTGCTGATGTATTCTTCCATGGATATGCAAACTATGAAAAAGGACTTGGAAAACAGTTCTTAAAACTTACATCCTGCAACACAACAGGGCTTATAAGATCAGTCGACTGCCTTGACCGTGAGTTTGGAATAGAAAAAGTTGCAATAACTATAATAAGGCGTGTAGCTGATCCTGGTGATTATCACAGAGGACTTACAAATGCTCTTCAGATAGACAAGGCCCCAAGCCATCAGGCAGTAGATTTAATGACTATAATGCCTCATATAAATGCAACAGGAATACTTGTTCATACACCTGTTACTCATGGACATATAATAACAGTAGTTGCAACACCAAAGAAAAAGATATCAAAGGAAGAGGCAATTGAGTGCTTCAAGAAACATCCAAGAATAAGAGTAGTTAGAATTGCGGACGGGTTCCTTGGAAATGCTTCACTCTTTAGATATGCAAGAGACCTTGGAAATCCAAGAGGAGATATGTATGAAATTGCACTTTGGGAAGAATCAGTTGTAAATTCAGGAGATGACATAATGTATGCAATAAACATACCTCAGGAAGCTGTAACAATTCCTGAAACAATAGACGGAATTAGAGCTGCTTTAATGATGCAGACAGATAGGATTTCAGCAACTACAGAAACAAATAAATATTTGGGGATGGGAAAATGGATGTAAAAATAA encodes:
- a CDS encoding type II glyceraldehyde-3-phosphate dehydrogenase; translated protein: MVKVGVVGYGVIGQRLADGVALQKDMELVGVADVSPTLAIRALKEKGMPYNFYLAMPENIKMFEELGIPVSGTLEDLVKKTDIILDATSAGVGAKNKELYAKYNRKAIFQGGEKNSVADVFFHGYANYEKGLGKQFLKLTSCNTTGLIRSVDCLDREFGIEKVAITIIRRVADPGDYHRGLTNALQIDKAPSHQAVDLMTIMPHINATGILVHTPVTHGHIITVVATPKKKISKEEAIECFKKHPRIRVVRIADGFLGNASLFRYARDLGNPRGDMYEIALWEESVVNSGDDIMYAINIPQEAVTIPETIDGIRAALMMQTDRISATTETNKYLGMGKWM